TGGCTGGCTGCCAAGGGGTGTTGCATTTCTCGTGCCCGTGGCACTGCTTTTTTACCGGGGACCGGATGTATTGTTGGTGCCGGCCAATGGGTTGGTGATGGCCACCACCTGGGCCAGCAGCGAACTGTGGCTGCAAATCGCCGGTTGTTTGTTGGGCATGGGCCTGGCGGTACTGGCGGCGGTGGCTGTACTGAGGGTAGCCTTCCCCTTGCCGCCCGTCACGGTGCTTGGTGTGGCTACGGGTAGCTTTTTGACGGTGATGGCCCAACAGACGGTCAGTGTGGTGCAAGTAATGCTGGTCCGCGGACTGGTGCCGATGAAGCAGTGGTTGTTGGCGGTCATGGTGCCGCTGATTAATGGTCTGGATTGGTTTTTTTATGCGCTGTTGGTCAGCACTTTGGTATTAGCAGTGGCGCTATTGCTCCGGCGGTCAGGGGCAGTGGACCCGGACCTCAATCCGGCCAAGCAGCGCAAAATCCGTGCCACCGAACGCAATCGGCGGCGCTGGGGGGCGGTGGCTGGTACAAACTTGCTGTGTATTTTGCTGTTGACCAGCGTGGGCAAGGCCTATGTGGATCAGAAGGTGGAATTGTCGCCGGCTGTGCCGGTGACGGCCGAGCAGGATGAAGTCCGGGTGCCTCTGACAACAGCGGGTGACGGTCATCTGCACCGTTTTGTCTACACGGCGTCCAATGGAAAGCCGGTTCGGTTTATCATCATTAAGAAAAGTGGTTCGGCCTACGGGGTTGGATTGGACGCCTGTGATATTTGCGGACCGACCGGGTATTACGAACGCGAAGGCCAGGTGGTGTGCAAGCTGTGCGATGTAGTGATGAATACGGCGACCATCGGGTTTACGGGCGGTTGCAATCCGGTGCCGCTGGCCCATAAGGTGGACGGGGGAACCCTGGTTGTACCGGTGACGGCCCTGGAAAAGGAAAAAGAACGATTTTAGCGGGGAGGAAGGACTATGTTTTGGCGGATGCTGCAAGGCGCGCTGGCCAGACAACAGCGGCGGCTGTTCATGGTAGCGCTGACCATTGCGCTGGGGGTTTCCCTGACGACAGCCATGCTTAACGTGATGCTGGATGTTGGCGATAAGGTCAACCGGGAGCTCAAAGCGTACGGGGCCAATATCACGGTTACGCCCCGTGCGGCGTCGGTGGTGAAAGATCTGTACGGCGTGGAGACGACCGAAGGAAGCGGTCAGTACCTGCAAGAAGCCGATTTGGGCAAAATTAAGACGATCTTTTGGGCGAACAACATTGTGACTTTTGCGCCCAGTCTGGTCACTGATGCCGTGGGCCCGGACGGACAAACCATCCCGGTCGTGGGCACCTGGTTTGACCACGAGCTCCCGTTGCCGACCGGTGATACGGCCGCTACGGGCATTAAGGCATTGAAATCCTGGTGGGATGTTCAGGGAAGCTGGATTACGGATACTGATAATCAAGGTGCAATGATGGGAAGTCTGTTGGCCGCAAAACTCGGGTTGCGGCCGGGGGATATAGTCACCCTTCGGCTGGCGGGCGGGCAGCAGGCCGAGAATTTCACGATAACCGGGGTGTTTAATAGTGGCGGAGCCGAGGATGAACAGATTTTTGTGCCTCTCCGCAAGGTGCAACAGGCGTTGCATTTGGACGGGAAAATCGGCAAAGTGGAGGTAAGCGCCATCACTACCCCGGAAAACGAGCTGGCCCGCAAGGCGGCTCAGGACCCGAAAAGCCTATCGCTTAAGGAATGGGAAACCTGGTATTGCACCGCTTATGTCAGCTCTATTTCATATCAAATCGAGGAAGTGGTAAATGGAGCTCGCGCCAAACCGGTGCGGCAGGTAGCGGAATCAGAAGGGGCAATCTTGCAGAAGACACAGTTGTTGATGCTGCTGATTACCGTTCTCAGTCTGGCTGGGTCGGCATTGGGCATTTCCAATCTATTAAGCGCCAGTGTTATGGAACGCAGTAAGGAAATCGGGCTGCTGAAGGCGTTGGGGGCGACTGACGGCGCGGTGGCACTCTTAGTGCTGGTGGAAACGTTGCTGGCCGGGGCTGGTGGCGGGCTTTTCGGCTATTTTGCCGGTTTGGGTTTTGCCCAGATTATCGGCTGGAGCGTGTTTGGGTCCGCTGTGGCGGCCAAAGGCATGGTCATCCCTTTGGTCATGATATTGGTCGCGCTGGTGACGCTGGCGGGCAGCCTGCCGGCCATGCGGATGCTACTTACGCTACGGCCGGCTGAAGTACTTCATGGCAGGTGATAGAATAGTATGACAAAATACTCTTTATACGGAAAAATGGTGTTATATGCCTTGTTGCGCCGCCGGTCGCGCATGCTTGTCGCTTTGCTGGCGGTAGCGATTGGTGCAACCGTGCTGTCAGGACTGGTGACGCTGTATTACGATGTGCCCCGGCAAATGGGCCGGGAATTTCGCTCCTACGGTGCCAATCTCTTATTGTTGCCGGCGGGGGACAATCAAATCTTGCGGGAACAGGCCGTGCAGCAGGCGGTGGGTTCGCTGCCGCAGGGGAAAGTGATTGGCTTAGCCCCGTATTTGTATGACCGGGTAAAAGTCAATGCCCAGCCGGTCCTGGCAGCGGGCACGGATTTTGCCGCCGTGCAAAAAGTCAGCCCCTACTGGCAGCTTGCAGGCCAGTGGCCGGCACCCGGCTCCGGTGGGGTAGTCGTCGGCGCAGAGGTGGCGGAACGGCTGCGCCTGGAACCAGGCCAGACGGTGGCAGTGGCGGTGCCGGGGTCTGATGAAGAGAAAAAGCTGCCGGTGGCGGGTATTGTCCACACCGGGGGCAATGAAGAGGACTTTATTTTTATGGAACTGCCCTTGCTGCAGCAGTGGCTGAGCAAACCCGGCCAGGTTAGTGTGGCCCAGGTGAGCGTGCAAGCTGGCGAAACCGAATTGACGGCCTGGTTGCAGCAAGTGACCGATGCAGTGCCTGGCATCATGCCGCGGCTGGTCAAACAACTGACCCAGTCGGAGGGGCTGGTGCTGGGTAAATTGCAGGCGCTGGTGTATCTGGTTACGCTGATTGTCCTGTTGTTAACCCTGATCTGTGTGGCTACCACCATGATGGCGGTAGTGACCGAGCGGCGTAAGGAAATCGGACTGAAAAAGGCGCTGGGGGCGGAGAACCGCAGCATTGTCCTGGAGTTTCTGGGGGAAGGAATCGCGCTCGGCGGGCTGGGCGGTCTGTTGGGCACCGGCTGCGGCTTCTTTTTTGCGCAGACCGTCAGTATCCAGGTTTTTGCCCGGTCCATATCTTTTCAACCGCTCGTAGCGCTGGCCGCTTTTATAGTGGCGGTAGCGGTGGCTGGCCTGGCCTGTCTCATTCCGGTCAGGATGGCGACCCATGTGGAACCGGCGATTGTGCTCCGGGGCGAGTAAGGGAGGACTATGATGAATATATTGGAATTACGCGGTATTACCATGGATTACGGGACGGTCAAGGCCCTGGACAACATTCACTTGACGGTCAAGCAGGGCGAATGGCTGGCGATTATGGGCCCGTCCGGCTCGGGGAAGACTACGCTGATGAATATTATTGGTTGTATGGATAAACCTTCCAACGGGGCGGTCGTTTTAGACGGGGTGGACTTGTCCACTTTACCTGCCAAAGGCTTGACTGCCATTCGCCGGGATAAAATTGGACTGGTGTTTCAGCAGTTTCATCTGGTGCCGTATTTGACCGCTTTGGAAAATATAATGGTGGCGCAATACTATCACAGTATGCCGGACGAAGCCGAGGCCCTGGCGGCTTTAGAGCGGGTGGGTCTTAAAGAACGGGCCCGGCATTTGCCGAGCCAGCTTTCCGGCGGCGAACAGCAGCGGGTATGCATTGCCCGGGCGCTTATCAACTATCCGGCGCTTATCCTGGCCGACGAACCGACCGGCAATCTCGACGAAGCCAACCAGAATCTGGTGTTGGGCATTTTCCGGGAGCTGCACCGGGAAGGACATACGATTATTACCGTGACCCATGACCCGGCAGTGGCAGAGCGGGCGGAACGGTGCATCGTGCTGGGGCATGGCCGGATTGCCGATCAGCGGCAAAACGGCTGCCGGACAGGGGAGGTGGCCTGCACATGCGCAAATGGCTAGCCGGTTTAGCGGCGTGTATTTTGACGGTCGGTCTGTTGGCCGGCTGCGGCGGAGTTAAGGAAACGGGGCCAGCGGCAAAAAACTATACAGATGGCACCTATATGGCCCGGAGCAGCCCCGATGAACGGGGCGCAGTGGGTGAAATCACGCTGGTCATCGAAAAAGGACGGATCGTCAAGGCTGATTACAGAGGAATTAAAAAAGACGGCACAATCAAGGATGAAGATTACGGTAAAACCAACGGTAAAATTGAAAATCAGGAATTTTACAAAAAAGCACAACACGCGTTGAAAGCTTCGGCGGCCTATCCGGCCAAGCTGGTGGAGACGCAAAACGTGAAGGCTATTGACGCGGTATCAGGGGCCACCGTTTCGTATCAGCAGTTTAGCGAAGCAGTGAAAAAGGCGCTCAACCAGGCTGCGCCGGTGGACGCCAAGTCCAGTGCCAGTATTTCTTTAAAGCGATGGGCTTTGGATACGTTGAAAAAAATATTTCAGTAGGCTGACGCAGGTGCCGGCACCGATGGCGTTGCGGCGGCCGGACAAGGAAAGGGTATGATGAGCAAGGGTACGCACCAGCCGATGCGGTTAGGTCTGACTTTTCCT
This window of the Methylomusa anaerophila genome carries:
- a CDS encoding ABC transporter permease; protein product: MFWRMLQGALARQQRRLFMVALTIALGVSLTTAMLNVMLDVGDKVNRELKAYGANITVTPRAASVVKDLYGVETTEGSGQYLQEADLGKIKTIFWANNIVTFAPSLVTDAVGPDGQTIPVVGTWFDHELPLPTGDTAATGIKALKSWWDVQGSWITDTDNQGAMMGSLLAAKLGLRPGDIVTLRLAGGQQAENFTITGVFNSGGAEDEQIFVPLRKVQQALHLDGKIGKVEVSAITTPENELARKAAQDPKSLSLKEWETWYCTAYVSSISYQIEEVVNGARAKPVRQVAESEGAILQKTQLLMLLITVLSLAGSALGISNLLSASVMERSKEIGLLKALGATDGAVALLVLVETLLAGAGGGLFGYFAGLGFAQIIGWSVFGSAVAAKGMVIPLVMILVALVTLAGSLPAMRMLLTLRPAEVLHGR
- a CDS encoding ABC transporter ATP-binding protein, coding for MNILELRGITMDYGTVKALDNIHLTVKQGEWLAIMGPSGSGKTTLMNIIGCMDKPSNGAVVLDGVDLSTLPAKGLTAIRRDKIGLVFQQFHLVPYLTALENIMVAQYYHSMPDEAEALAALERVGLKERARHLPSQLSGGEQQRVCIARALINYPALILADEPTGNLDEANQNLVLGIFRELHREGHTIITVTHDPAVAERAERCIVLGHGRIADQRQNGCRTGEVACTCANG
- a CDS encoding FMN-binding protein, with translation MRKWLAGLAACILTVGLLAGCGGVKETGPAAKNYTDGTYMARSSPDERGAVGEITLVIEKGRIVKADYRGIKKDGTIKDEDYGKTNGKIENQEFYKKAQHALKASAAYPAKLVETQNVKAIDAVSGATVSYQQFSEAVKKALNQAAPVDAKSSASISLKRWALDTLKKIFQ
- a CDS encoding DUF2318 domain-containing protein, producing the protein MLQYLIPVLQNLAAICIPLALLFALTGQRPGERVTKWFWRGVVFGSAGALAVVLMEWYTVWINRELYELGIQGVALIGEVLLLLYGWLGYWRRKLYAGGWLPRGVAFLVPVALLFYRGPDVLLVPANGLVMATTWASSELWLQIAGCLLGMGLAVLAAVAVLRVAFPLPPVTVLGVATGSFLTVMAQQTVSVVQVMLVRGLVPMKQWLLAVMVPLINGLDWFFYALLVSTLVLAVALLLRRSGAVDPDLNPAKQRKIRATERNRRRWGAVAGTNLLCILLLTSVGKAYVDQKVELSPAVPVTAEQDEVRVPLTTAGDGHLHRFVYTASNGKPVRFIIIKKSGSAYGVGLDACDICGPTGYYEREGQVVCKLCDVVMNTATIGFTGGCNPVPLAHKVDGGTLVVPVTALEKEKERF
- a CDS encoding ABC transporter permease encodes the protein MTKYSLYGKMVLYALLRRRSRMLVALLAVAIGATVLSGLVTLYYDVPRQMGREFRSYGANLLLLPAGDNQILREQAVQQAVGSLPQGKVIGLAPYLYDRVKVNAQPVLAAGTDFAAVQKVSPYWQLAGQWPAPGSGGVVVGAEVAERLRLEPGQTVAVAVPGSDEEKKLPVAGIVHTGGNEEDFIFMELPLLQQWLSKPGQVSVAQVSVQAGETELTAWLQQVTDAVPGIMPRLVKQLTQSEGLVLGKLQALVYLVTLIVLLLTLICVATTMMAVVTERRKEIGLKKALGAENRSIVLEFLGEGIALGGLGGLLGTGCGFFFAQTVSIQVFARSISFQPLVALAAFIVAVAVAGLACLIPVRMATHVEPAIVLRGE